In Methanosarcina barkeri MS, a single window of DNA contains:
- a CDS encoding KAP family P-loop NTPase fold protein yields MEDTSSTLSKSFISDDPEVEKDYFKRKPFAQQISNIIVSRKEPSSIVVGIYGKWGEGKTTVLNFIENELTRTENIICIRYNPWYYSDEVMLLQDFFNVLAGKLEKVSSSNDLKAQVKKYGKHISQFATSKSTTINLGPLQFNPFSSDSFLDLTESKKEIQAILKSCNIRIVVLMDDIDRLDKNEIQSIFKLVKLSADFYYLDYILAFDEEMVASAIGDKYGSNDIESGRNFLEKIISVPLHLPQIGETALFYYLRDGIDNNVLPMIKQKFTEEEHEVFIKQFRKGLQVRLNTPRMAKRYQNALIFALPILEDEVNIVDLMLIEGVRVFYPKMYDLIKNNAEVFINSNLLLETELKKSFERINNEIESLPFQERDPFRDLIAFLFPGSQRFSNTSYSSYPVENQQSLARKRRISSLRYFNRYFSYAVPSRRYIRS; encoded by the coding sequence ATGGAAGATACCTCCTCTACACTCTCAAAATCATTTATTTCAGATGATCCCGAAGTCGAAAAAGACTATTTTAAAAGAAAACCTTTTGCTCAACAAATATCAAATATTATAGTCTCACGAAAGGAGCCAAGTAGTATCGTCGTAGGAATTTATGGTAAATGGGGAGAAGGGAAAACTACAGTACTAAATTTCATCGAAAACGAATTAACAAGAACCGAGAATATTATTTGTATTAGATATAATCCGTGGTATTACTCAGATGAAGTAATGTTGCTCCAAGACTTTTTTAATGTCCTTGCGGGAAAACTTGAAAAGGTAAGCTCTTCTAATGATTTAAAAGCACAAGTCAAAAAATACGGAAAACATATTTCCCAATTTGCCACAAGTAAATCCACTACTATTAATCTTGGACCCTTACAGTTTAATCCATTTTCATCAGATTCTTTTTTGGATTTAACCGAATCTAAGAAAGAAATTCAAGCAATCTTAAAAAGTTGCAATATTAGGATTGTTGTGCTGATGGATGATATAGACAGACTCGACAAGAATGAAATTCAAAGTATTTTCAAGTTAGTGAAATTATCGGCAGACTTTTATTATCTAGACTATATTTTAGCCTTTGATGAAGAAATGGTTGCATCTGCAATAGGAGACAAATATGGTTCTAATGATATTGAGTCCGGTAGAAATTTTCTGGAAAAAATAATCAGTGTTCCATTACATTTACCACAAATTGGTGAAACAGCTTTATTCTATTATTTGCGTGATGGCATCGACAATAACGTTCTTCCAATGATTAAACAGAAATTCACAGAAGAAGAGCACGAAGTATTTATCAAGCAGTTCAGAAAAGGACTACAAGTAAGACTTAATACTCCTAGAATGGCTAAACGTTATCAAAATGCTCTAATTTTTGCTCTTCCGATATTGGAAGATGAAGTAAATATTGTAGACTTGATGCTTATTGAAGGCGTTAGGGTATTTTACCCAAAAATGTACGATTTAATAAAAAATAATGCAGAGGTATTTATAAATAGTAATTTATTACTTGAGACGGAGTTAAAAAAATCATTTGAAAGAATAAATAATGAGATTGAAAGTTTACCTTTTCAAGAACGAGATCCATTTCGAGATTTGATAGCCTTTTTATTTCCTGGATCACAGCGGTTCTCTAATACTTCATACTCTTCTTATCCAGTGGAAAATCAACAATCATTAGCAAGAAAGAGAAGAATTTCTTCTTTACGCTATTTTAATCGCTACTTTTCCTATGCAGTCCCCAGCAGGAGATATATCAGATCTTGA
- a CDS encoding vWA domain-containing protein: MQEFKKRKEDFEGIHGSGSSLSFSHAFNPSTILNIELRDVLATPRKMPRQVREEIAEILVYELFSEDGYEIKDEKLFMSKFGAFYPIFLGLRNFGVWAEIKTLAGANNLAGVFILRALLEELFTLLDDYGKIESEFSKKFAKNMEKSLKALRKLIDETQSAWERNRIRDLEENFWLQENPNISNQQETQENKPESPLEQESFLEQESFLEQESSFTQESSLTQESSFQQENSLKEENSLKQESSLQDPEHENWENPYMQPGYTAGSERLASMTLNFMSSEKAGEALDSVIEESIAAKIEELIPVLEDHLEMLEILSMLFPGRAWDYSLKALHREYFGNLEKYAALLRKSSDIHEILEQVGRIELEYGSKKLSLSPHSKSEVHSVTFSGDLQTLLPAETVKLINPLLKRKFYADMLEGKLLTYQLKGENWNSDSAGKKRKGPVVALVDTSASMRGSPELLAKAVVLAVTRRMLTENRDVKVILFSSKWQTVEIELTNKKRMGGEFLEFLKFTFGGGTDFNTALRAGLKSMKNEKAFEGADLLFLTDGYSELSERPLIREWNEIKAERKARIFSLIIGNYDAGGLQQISDHTYLIGNAENWDVAESPASFVKAISKPYRF; the protein is encoded by the coding sequence ATGCAGGAATTTAAAAAGCGGAAGGAAGATTTCGAGGGTATTCACGGATCAGGCTCATCTTTATCGTTTAGCCATGCCTTCAATCCTTCCACAATATTGAATATTGAACTCAGGGATGTCCTGGCGACTCCACGAAAAATGCCGAGGCAAGTCAGGGAAGAAATTGCAGAAATTCTTGTTTATGAGCTCTTTTCAGAAGATGGGTACGAAATAAAAGATGAAAAGCTGTTTATGAGTAAATTTGGAGCTTTTTATCCAATCTTTTTAGGTTTAAGAAATTTTGGGGTCTGGGCTGAAATAAAAACTCTTGCCGGAGCCAACAACCTGGCAGGTGTTTTTATACTCAGAGCCCTGCTTGAAGAACTTTTTACACTTCTGGATGACTATGGAAAAATAGAATCTGAATTTTCAAAAAAGTTCGCAAAAAACATGGAAAAAAGCCTTAAAGCTCTGAGGAAGCTAATCGATGAAACTCAATCGGCATGGGAACGAAACAGAATAAGAGATCTTGAGGAAAATTTCTGGTTGCAGGAAAATCCTAACATATCCAATCAACAGGAAACTCAAGAAAACAAACCGGAAAGTCCCCTCGAACAAGAAAGTTTCCTCGAACAAGAAAGTTTCCTCGAACAAGAAAGTTCCTTTACACAGGAAAGTTCTCTTACACAAGAGAGTTCCTTCCAGCAGGAAAATTCTCTCAAAGAAGAAAATTCTCTCAAACAGGAAAGTTCCCTGCAAGACCCTGAGCATGAAAACTGGGAAAATCCATATATGCAGCCTGGATATACTGCTGGGTCCGAAAGGCTTGCTTCAATGACTCTGAACTTCATGTCTTCAGAGAAGGCAGGAGAAGCTCTTGATTCTGTTATAGAAGAAAGCATAGCTGCAAAAATTGAAGAGCTTATCCCTGTGCTTGAAGACCACCTTGAAATGCTAGAAATTCTCTCAATGCTCTTTCCGGGCAGAGCCTGGGATTACTCCTTGAAGGCTCTTCACAGAGAATACTTCGGAAACCTTGAAAAATACGCCGCACTTCTTAGAAAGAGCTCGGACATCCACGAAATTCTTGAGCAGGTAGGAAGAATCGAACTTGAGTACGGCTCAAAAAAGCTGAGTTTATCTCCGCACAGTAAAAGCGAAGTTCATTCGGTTACCTTTTCAGGCGACCTCCAGACATTACTTCCAGCAGAAACCGTAAAGCTAATAAATCCTCTCCTGAAGCGTAAATTCTATGCTGATATGCTTGAAGGAAAACTCCTGACCTACCAGCTAAAAGGAGAAAACTGGAACTCGGATAGTGCCGGAAAAAAGAGAAAAGGGCCTGTAGTCGCCCTTGTAGACACCTCGGCGTCGATGCGGGGAAGCCCAGAGCTTCTTGCAAAAGCCGTAGTTCTGGCAGTTACGAGAAGAATGTTAACAGAAAACAGGGATGTTAAGGTGATCCTCTTCTCCTCTAAGTGGCAGACCGTTGAAATTGAACTTACAAATAAAAAGCGCATGGGCGGGGAGTTTCTGGAGTTCCTGAAGTTTACTTTTGGCGGTGGCACCGATTTTAATACCGCACTTCGCGCAGGCCTTAAGTCTATGAAAAACGAAAAAGCCTTCGAGGGAGCCGATCTTCTCTTCCTTACCGATGGCTATTCCGAACTCTCAGAAAGGCCCCTTATTCGGGAATGGAATGAGATAAAAGCCGAAAGAAAAGCCCGGATCTTTTCCCTGATTATCGGAAATTATGATGCCGGCGGACTGCAACAGATTTCGGATCACACGTATCTTATAGGGAATGCCGAAAACTGGGATGTTGCAGAAAGCCCTGCAAGTTTTGTGAAAGCTATAAGCAAACCTTACAGGTTTTAA
- the acnA gene encoding aconitate hydratase AcnA, with protein sequence MREGPDPFGVRDTIETAAGKATIYSLGKLEEKGYEGISLLPYSIRILLESLLRHADTEKHIITTEDVEALARWSPENVSDRDIPFIPSRVIMQDFTGVPAVVDLAALRSAMQRLGGDPAKINPVIPADLVIDHSVQVDSYGTAYALEENEKKEFERNTERYSVLRWAQKAFDNFRVVPPGRGIIHQVNLEYLAPLVHLKEKDGELSAFPDTLVGTDSHTTMINGIGVLGWGVGGIEAEAVMLGQPYYMPVPQVVGFKLYGKTAPGVTATDLVLTITKMLRKEGVVGKFVEFYGPGLNSLSLPDRATISNMAPEYGATLGIFPPDAETLDYLRRTGRSEEQVDLVKKYLEAQGLLYSPQEPDPVFSTTLELDMSTVKPCLAGPKRPQDQLFLSEMPENYHEIMKQTFIRKKESGIELPQDPAYQRWTEDGGTPLKEPEILGAEEEKKESSEKAFRVTHGSVVIAAITSCTNTSNPSVLIGAGLLAKKAVEKGLHVKPFVKTSLSPGSRVATEYLKAAGLLPYLEALGFHQVGYGCTTCIGNSGPLPEKVSKEIKENDLTVAAVLSGNRNFEGRINPLVRANYLASPPLVVAYAIAGTVNINLETDPLAYDPNGRPVYLKDIWPAKEEIKDAEKNSIKPSMFEKEYSGALEGSKRWKELEAPTGTLYDWNPMSTYIQEPPYFMDFPPAPPSPADIKNARVLALFGDSITTDHISPAGAIPSDSPAGRYLISWGVSPEDFNSYGSRRGNHEVMMRGTFGNIRLRNRLVEKEGGWTVYHSREEDFPEEPCKGIPIYDAAMLYAENNIPLIVIAGKEYGTGSSRDWAAKGTFLLGVKAVIAESFERIHRSNLVGMGVLPLQFKEGENADTLGLTGKESYDILGIEYMEPHGDLTVRAKDEKGNEVQFQVTLRLDSAVEIEYYINSGILHKFLRDSVKKK encoded by the coding sequence ATGAGAGAAGGTCCGGACCCATTTGGGGTCAGAGACACTATTGAAACAGCTGCCGGAAAAGCTACGATTTACAGTCTGGGTAAACTGGAAGAAAAGGGCTATGAGGGAATCTCCCTACTTCCTTACTCCATAAGGATCCTGCTGGAATCTCTGCTCAGGCATGCGGATACTGAAAAGCATATAATAACTACCGAAGATGTGGAGGCTCTTGCTCGCTGGAGCCCGGAAAATGTAAGTGACAGGGATATTCCGTTCATTCCGTCAAGGGTAATCATGCAGGATTTTACAGGCGTTCCAGCCGTAGTAGACCTGGCAGCCCTCCGCTCGGCAATGCAGCGCCTTGGAGGCGATCCCGCAAAAATAAACCCTGTTATCCCTGCCGATCTTGTTATTGACCACTCGGTCCAGGTGGACTCCTACGGCACGGCATATGCCCTTGAAGAAAACGAAAAAAAAGAATTTGAACGCAACACGGAACGCTATTCCGTCCTGCGATGGGCTCAGAAAGCCTTTGATAATTTTAGAGTCGTGCCTCCAGGAAGGGGCATTATCCATCAGGTGAACCTTGAGTATCTGGCCCCGCTTGTGCATCTTAAAGAGAAAGACGGGGAGTTATCTGCATTTCCTGATACTCTTGTAGGGACAGACTCCCATACTACAATGATTAACGGAATTGGAGTACTCGGCTGGGGAGTAGGAGGCATAGAAGCCGAAGCTGTAATGCTCGGGCAGCCTTATTATATGCCTGTGCCTCAGGTAGTGGGCTTCAAGCTTTACGGAAAAACTGCGCCTGGAGTTACTGCCACCGATCTTGTCCTGACAATTACGAAGATGCTCAGAAAAGAGGGAGTTGTCGGCAAATTCGTTGAATTTTACGGGCCCGGGTTAAACTCACTGAGTCTTCCTGATAGGGCAACGATTTCCAACATGGCTCCTGAGTATGGTGCAACCCTTGGAATTTTCCCACCTGATGCCGAGACGCTTGACTACCTGCGAAGAACTGGCAGGAGTGAAGAGCAGGTGGACCTTGTGAAAAAGTATCTGGAAGCTCAGGGCCTTCTCTATTCACCTCAAGAGCCGGATCCCGTTTTCAGCACTACCCTAGAACTTGATATGAGCACGGTAAAGCCCTGTCTTGCAGGCCCGAAGCGTCCTCAGGATCAGCTTTTCTTGAGTGAGATGCCTGAAAACTACCATGAAATTATGAAGCAGACCTTTATCCGAAAGAAAGAGTCAGGGATTGAACTTCCTCAGGATCCTGCTTACCAGCGCTGGACAGAAGACGGAGGGACACCTTTAAAGGAACCTGAAATTCTCGGTGCCGAAGAGGAAAAAAAGGAATCTTCGGAAAAGGCTTTCAGGGTAACACATGGCTCCGTAGTGATTGCAGCAATTACTTCCTGTACCAACACCTCAAACCCTTCAGTTTTAATAGGAGCCGGGCTGCTCGCCAAAAAGGCTGTAGAAAAGGGCCTGCATGTCAAGCCTTTTGTAAAAACAAGCCTTTCCCCAGGTTCAAGAGTAGCTACGGAATATCTGAAAGCTGCAGGCCTTTTGCCCTATCTCGAAGCCCTTGGTTTCCACCAGGTTGGTTACGGTTGTACAACCTGTATAGGAAACAGTGGACCTTTACCTGAAAAGGTTTCAAAAGAAATTAAGGAAAATGACCTTACTGTCGCAGCCGTACTCAGTGGAAACCGGAATTTCGAAGGACGGATTAATCCTCTTGTCAGGGCAAACTACCTTGCTTCTCCGCCTCTTGTTGTGGCCTATGCAATCGCAGGCACTGTAAACATCAACCTCGAAACCGATCCTCTTGCTTATGATCCCAACGGACGTCCTGTTTACCTCAAGGATATCTGGCCTGCAAAGGAGGAGATAAAGGACGCTGAAAAGAACAGCATCAAACCTTCAATGTTCGAAAAAGAATATTCGGGTGCTTTAGAGGGTTCCAAACGTTGGAAAGAGCTGGAAGCTCCAACAGGTACCCTCTATGACTGGAACCCTATGTCCACATATATTCAGGAACCTCCATACTTCATGGACTTCCCGCCTGCTCCACCTTCACCTGCGGATATAAAGAATGCAAGAGTTCTGGCCCTTTTCGGGGACAGCATTACCACGGACCATATTTCCCCTGCAGGTGCCATTCCTTCAGACAGTCCTGCGGGCAGGTACCTGATTTCCTGGGGTGTGAGCCCTGAAGATTTCAATTCTTATGGGTCCAGAAGGGGTAATCATGAGGTAATGATGCGTGGAACCTTTGGGAATATTCGGCTCAGGAATAGGCTCGTGGAAAAGGAAGGAGGATGGACAGTATACCATTCTCGGGAAGAAGACTTCCCCGAGGAACCCTGTAAAGGAATACCGATTTATGATGCTGCTATGCTTTATGCAGAAAATAATATTCCTCTGATCGTTATTGCAGGAAAGGAATACGGAACAGGCAGTTCCAGGGACTGGGCAGCTAAAGGTACGTTCCTGCTCGGAGTTAAAGCAGTTATTGCTGAGTCTTTCGAGCGTATTCACAGAAGTAATCTTGTCGGCATGGGAGTTCTTCCATTGCAATTTAAAGAAGGCGAGAATGCCGATACCCTGGGCCTTACAGGAAAGGAAAGCTATGATATTCTGGGCATTGAATACATGGAACCCCATGGAGATCTTACTGTAAGGGCAAAGGACGAAAAAGGGAACGAAGTACAATTCCAGGTAACCTTGAGATTGGATTCGGCTGTTGAAATCGAGTATTACATCAACAGTGGGATTTTGCACAAGTTCCTGCGGGATTCAGTGAAGAAAAAATAA
- a CDS encoding HesA/MoeB/ThiF family protein → MNDFEREKYSRQILLFGEEGQEKLKNAKVLVAGAGGLGSPVSTYLAIAGVGKIILADFDSVDPSNLNRQFLHHQKDIGRLKIESAKEKLLSMNPDIEVETIVEMLTESNLENLVPECDVIVDALDNLETRHMLNRLVVKRRIPLIHGAVTGYDGQVTTIVPGKTPCFYCIFPRISKKEVFPVLGATAGIIGSIQANEVIKFLTGQGKLLEGRLLFWNGLSGNFSEISLSKLNNCPVCGNLTETRVNK, encoded by the coding sequence ATGAATGATTTCGAGCGTGAAAAATACAGTCGGCAGATCCTTCTTTTTGGGGAAGAGGGGCAGGAAAAGTTGAAGAATGCAAAAGTGCTGGTTGCCGGGGCAGGCGGACTGGGAAGTCCAGTTTCCACCTATCTCGCAATAGCAGGAGTCGGAAAAATAATTCTTGCAGATTTCGATTCCGTGGATCCCAGCAATCTAAACAGACAGTTTCTTCACCATCAAAAGGACATCGGAAGGCTTAAAATAGAGTCCGCAAAGGAAAAACTGCTTTCCATGAATCCGGATATTGAGGTTGAAACCATAGTAGAGATGCTTACCGAATCAAATCTCGAAAACCTGGTTCCTGAATGTGATGTTATAGTTGATGCGCTTGATAATCTCGAAACTAGGCATATGCTTAACAGGCTTGTCGTAAAAAGAAGGATTCCTTTAATACATGGAGCAGTTACAGGCTATGATGGTCAGGTAACAACAATAGTACCTGGAAAAACTCCCTGTTTTTACTGTATTTTCCCACGCATTTCCAAAAAAGAAGTTTTTCCGGTTTTAGGGGCAACTGCAGGGATTATCGGGTCTATTCAGGCAAACGAAGTAATTAAATTTTTGACAGGACAGGGGAAGCTTCTGGAAGGCCGCCTTTTGTTCTGGAACGGGCTTTCAGGAAATTTCAGTGAAATTTCACTTTCAAAGTTAAACAATTGCCCTGTTTGTGGAAATCTTACAGAAACCCGTGTAAATAAATAA
- a CDS encoding AAA family ATPase — MRVLDLKNTVINIKQEFSGYFKERDAEINGSLLALLSGEHVLLLGPPGTAKTLLASKICETIEGGNFFHYLLTRFSTPEEIFGPLSLKALERDEFSRRIEGYLPTAHIALLDEIFKANSSILNSMLTVLNERKYHNGKELIEVPLFTVFGASNELPEEDESLEALYDRFLFRYKVDYIQHEENLEDLIFKNTEDFVPSTKLSIEDIKETQKRARDLPVDPEVRSIIKALRRELRNSNIFVSDRRWKKIVNVLRVASFVNGHTSVDRMTAVLLQHVLWEVPEQKEAIRKLILDRVVSGGTDTGKLKLDVLDLKNSIYGCLQQELPDLVACNKCYEEERRTTNSLKSSRFSGVKAQRSLTFDNSLDLLKHHAEFPTHTYNFGLDYSNVNSSLSFESLAEQFRRKYGFEFKISLDYGDKKLYEKEYENLEEKLNYFKKQIQEEEKALEETLRENIWVSGQDSQEILMKYRSKNTDVYEIANSLNEVRLLLEKPRVFDVTIEKAGEIAET; from the coding sequence ATGAGAGTCCTGGATTTAAAGAATACGGTTATCAATATCAAACAGGAGTTTTCAGGCTACTTCAAAGAACGAGATGCTGAAATTAATGGGTCTCTTCTTGCACTCCTTTCTGGTGAACATGTCCTTTTACTTGGACCACCCGGGACTGCAAAAACTCTGCTTGCAAGCAAAATCTGCGAAACTATAGAAGGAGGAAACTTTTTCCATTATCTTCTGACCCGCTTTTCCACGCCTGAAGAGATATTTGGACCGCTTTCCCTTAAGGCGCTTGAGAGGGACGAGTTCAGCAGGCGGATAGAAGGTTACCTTCCAACTGCGCATATAGCTCTGCTTGACGAGATTTTCAAGGCAAACAGTTCCATCTTAAACAGTATGTTGACTGTACTGAATGAGAGAAAATACCATAACGGCAAAGAGCTTATTGAGGTACCTCTTTTTACCGTTTTTGGGGCCTCCAACGAGCTGCCGGAAGAAGATGAAAGCCTCGAAGCCCTTTACGACCGTTTTTTGTTCCGATACAAAGTGGATTATATCCAGCACGAAGAGAACCTTGAAGACCTGATCTTCAAAAACACCGAAGATTTCGTGCCCTCAACGAAACTCAGCATAGAAGATATAAAGGAAACCCAGAAGAGAGCAAGAGACCTCCCTGTTGATCCTGAGGTTCGGTCAATTATAAAGGCACTCCGGAGAGAACTCAGGAACTCAAATATTTTTGTCTCGGACAGGCGCTGGAAGAAAATTGTAAATGTACTCAGAGTAGCTTCATTCGTAAACGGTCATACCAGTGTAGACCGGATGACTGCTGTCCTGCTGCAGCACGTACTCTGGGAAGTGCCGGAACAGAAGGAAGCAATCAGGAAACTTATTCTGGACAGGGTTGTTTCAGGGGGCACGGATACTGGCAAATTGAAACTGGATGTCCTTGATCTGAAAAACTCCATATACGGTTGTTTACAGCAGGAACTGCCGGATCTTGTAGCCTGTAATAAATGCTACGAAGAAGAGAGAAGAACAACAAACAGCCTGAAAAGTTCAAGGTTCTCAGGGGTCAAAGCGCAGAGGAGCCTCACATTCGACAATTCCCTTGACCTGCTGAAACACCATGCCGAGTTTCCGACCCATACTTACAATTTCGGGCTTGATTATAGCAATGTCAACAGTTCCCTGAGCTTCGAATCCCTGGCAGAACAATTCCGCAGAAAATACGGGTTTGAATTCAAGATCAGCCTTGATTATGGAGATAAGAAGCTCTATGAAAAAGAGTACGAAAATCTTGAAGAAAAACTGAACTATTTCAAAAAGCAAATCCAGGAAGAAGAAAAAGCGCTTGAGGAAACCCTTCGGGAAAATATCTGGGTTTCAGGGCAGGACAGCCAGGAAATCCTGATGAAATATCGCTCCAAAAATACCGATGTTTACGAGATTGCAAACAGTCTAAACGAGGTAAGGCTCCTGCTCGAAAAACCCAGGGTATTTGATGTAACCATTGAAAAAGCAGGAGAGATAGCTGAAACCTGA
- a CDS encoding COG1470 family protein, producing the protein MHIMDTKALKGIVCVLLVVAILSIACTGAENENSSVPATEEVQSKVGVSASSSASSSSWDSASSSSSSSSWSSGGSSASSSSYAGDYFPEFQKVRVDPAYKQLELEPGDRENFIVTVENKDNKTIELKPKSVIPPYTENFINESWIRISPSEGTLKPGEKQEFQVEVNIPKDADFGNYAVLLSFTEKVPEGDVAGSPNFPGTMQMNLNLWVKPSVQILAPYVNDLVEAGKDYTYEIKLKNTGNKDIAISPELTEGGIISADAGFSAGMSQQVFGDDALRVEAPEKIKAGQTAIVKLELAVPADAKGSYRGSFDLNIDDPGIRECEERISLNFRILPVPGKPYENTFEAGTDGPITLDIKANQYDYGLYTTGGNQNLKPSFNVSLTDPSGNEVTPTLVNTKCSGSINIVDDTYPQMSYSLPYISSRVTSNMETRYQGNYQGGTTTFVETYTTPGAAGKWTLSIFPKNTESFDYTVTIGDAEK; encoded by the coding sequence ATGCACATAATGGATACTAAGGCGTTAAAAGGAATCGTATGCGTGCTCCTTGTTGTAGCAATACTTTCGATTGCCTGTACAGGGGCAGAGAATGAAAATAGTTCCGTGCCTGCAACAGAAGAAGTGCAGTCAAAAGTCGGGGTCAGTGCTTCCAGCAGTGCATCGTCTTCGAGTTGGGACAGTGCTTCCAGCAGTTCATCATCTTCGAGTTGGAGTAGTGGTGGCAGCAGTGCATCATCTTCGAGTTATGCCGGGGATTACTTCCCCGAGTTTCAGAAAGTAAGGGTTGATCCAGCTTATAAGCAACTTGAACTTGAACCTGGAGACCGTGAAAACTTTATTGTAACCGTTGAGAACAAAGACAACAAGACAATCGAGTTGAAGCCGAAATCTGTAATCCCTCCTTACACGGAAAATTTCATAAACGAAAGCTGGATCAGAATAAGTCCTTCAGAGGGGACTCTGAAGCCTGGCGAAAAACAGGAATTTCAGGTAGAAGTGAACATACCAAAAGATGCTGATTTTGGAAACTATGCCGTGCTCCTTTCTTTCACGGAAAAGGTACCTGAAGGAGATGTAGCCGGGAGTCCGAATTTCCCAGGCACAATGCAGATGAACTTAAATTTATGGGTCAAGCCTTCAGTCCAGATTCTTGCACCTTATGTAAATGACCTTGTTGAAGCCGGAAAGGATTATACTTATGAAATAAAGCTCAAGAACACAGGCAATAAAGATATTGCAATTTCCCCTGAGCTTACTGAAGGAGGCATCATCTCCGCTGACGCAGGTTTCTCTGCAGGAATGTCGCAGCAGGTCTTTGGAGACGATGCGTTACGTGTCGAAGCTCCTGAGAAAATAAAAGCCGGACAAACAGCTATCGTAAAACTTGAACTTGCGGTTCCTGCTGATGCAAAAGGCAGCTATAGAGGCAGCTTTGACTTGAATATTGACGACCCTGGGATTCGTGAATGTGAGGAAAGGATTTCCCTGAATTTCCGTATTCTTCCAGTGCCTGGGAAACCTTATGAAAATACCTTTGAAGCCGGGACAGACGGCCCTATCACCCTGGATATCAAAGCCAATCAGTATGATTACGGCCTGTATACTACCGGAGGAAACCAGAATCTTAAGCCTTCTTTTAATGTGAGCCTAACAGATCCTTCAGGAAATGAGGTTACCCCTACTCTTGTAAACACAAAATGTAGTGGCTCGATAAACATAGTGGATGATACGTATCCACAGATGTCGTATTCTCTTCCATATATATCCTCAAGAGTTACAAGCAATATGGAAACTAGATACCAGGGAAATTATCAGGGAGGCACCACAACCTTTGTTGAAACCTATACCACGCCTGGAGCTGCAGGAAAATGGACCCTTTCGATCTTTCCCAAAAATACCGAGAGCTTTGATTATACCGTAACAATTGGAGATGCTGAAAAATAA